A region from the Gossypium hirsutum isolate 1008001.06 chromosome A08, Gossypium_hirsutum_v2.1, whole genome shotgun sequence genome encodes:
- the LOC107945815 gene encoding RING-H2 finger protein ATL20 — protein MSLLTSLPSIFFLLFLLKPTAAQPCPTSCPGGGPQINFPFGINPHGNPNGRCSYPGFGLSCSNKTQQLVLNLPESGEFIVRYIDYEAQQIWINDPNFCLPQRFLHSFNISGTPFVSEFWYTFTFFNCSAIEVAEGGLRPIPCLSNQNYSIVASQAPADIFVDSTNALQSACHPITTFTVPFVWYGWWDGVRLEWTKPDCRSCIQGRGDCWFKNSTTLEIGCFNLPTQGGLPRGAKYGIIIGIGIPGLLSLIGLVSFIGSRVRWYGRGGNLTSLEFSTSIAPSPAVIITGLDGPTIESYPKTKLGESGRLPKPNDNICPICLSEYQPKDTLRTIPECSHYFHSDCIDEWLKMKASCPLCRNSPGGSAQVTPSMSSSPSSSSSLLSP, from the exons ATGTCTCTTCTAACATCTCTTCCTTCCATCTTCTTTTTGCTCTTTCTACTAAAACCAACGGCTGCTCAACCTTGTCCCACTTCATGCCCTGGCGGTGGACCACAAATAAACTTTCCTTTCGGGATCAACCCTCACGGCAACCCCAATGGTCGCTGCAGCTATCCGGGTTTCGGTCTTTCTTGCAGCAACAAAACACAACAACTAGTCCTTAATCTCCCCGAATCAGGAGAATTCATAGTCCGGTACATCGACTACGAGGCCCAACAGATATGGATCAACGACCCTAATTTCTGTCTCCCTCAACGGTTCTTGCACTCCTTCAATATATCAGGAACTCCTTTCGTCTCTGAGTTTTGGTATACCTTCACCTTCTTCAATTGCTCTGCTATCGAAGTTGCCGAAGGTGGGTTAAGGCCAATCCCATGTCTTAGCAATCAGAATTATTCTATTGTGGCTTCTCAGGCGCCGGCAGACATTTTCGTGGATTCTACCAATGCTTTGCAGTCAGCATGTCATCCTATAACAACTTTTACGGTTCCATTTGTTTGGTATGGGTGGTGGGACGGCGTCCGGTTAGAATGGACTAAACCCGATTGTCGATCATGTATTCAAGGTCGAGGAGACTGCTGGTTCAAGAATAGTACTACTCTGGAAATTGGGTGTTTTAATCTGCCAACCCAAG GCGGTCTTCCAAGGGGTGCCAAGTATGGAATTATCATTGGCATTGGAATTCCAGGACTCTTGAGCCTAATTGGGTTGGTTTCGTTCATTGGTAGCCGAGTGAGATGGTATGGACGTGGAGGCAACCTCACCAGTCTCGAATTCTCCACGTCAATCGCCCCTTCACCGGCTGTTATCATAACAGGACTCGACGGGCCAACAATTGAGTCCTACCCCAAGACTAAGCTTGGTGAAAGCGGGCGTCTTCCCAAGCCGAACGATAATATTTGCCCCATTTGCTTATCCGAATATCAACCTAAGGACACATTGAGGACCATACCAGAGTGTAGCCATTACTTCCATTCCGATTGCATAGACGAGTGGCTAAAGATGAAGGCTTCGTGCCCTTTGTGTCGCAATTCGCCTGGTGGATCTGCTCAAGTTACCCCCTCTATGTCTTCTTCGCCTTCATCGTCATCTTCACTCTTATCACCGTAG